The proteins below come from a single Plantactinospora sp. KBS50 genomic window:
- a CDS encoding ABC transporter ATP-binding protein produces MKVTATAVSVRIDGAPILGDVSLTAAAGAVTGLIGPNGSGKSTLLRCLYRIIRPQQGAVLIGEHNVWQVPARRAGQLRAVVAQDQELDNDYSVRDIVAMGRIPHQRLLDRESSADRAIIDEALARAGIEWAQNRRFATLSGGERQRVLLARALAQNAPVLLLDEPTNHLDIGAQLELLDLIRGLGLTTVAALHDLDHAVAYCDAVTLLNHGRIVAAGEPLAVLTPERLAEVFGVRAAVTTHPLTGRPHLVFATTASLPSSERSAHDEHPHPAR; encoded by the coding sequence ATGAAGGTCACCGCGACCGCCGTGTCGGTGCGCATCGACGGCGCGCCGATCCTGGGCGACGTGTCGCTGACCGCGGCTGCCGGCGCCGTGACCGGTCTGATCGGGCCGAACGGTTCCGGCAAGAGCACGCTGCTGCGCTGCCTCTACCGGATCATCCGTCCGCAGCAGGGCGCGGTGCTCATCGGTGAGCACAACGTCTGGCAGGTCCCCGCCCGCCGGGCCGGCCAACTGCGCGCGGTGGTGGCCCAGGACCAGGAACTGGACAACGACTACAGCGTCCGCGACATCGTCGCCATGGGCCGGATTCCGCACCAGCGGCTCCTCGATCGCGAAAGCTCCGCCGATCGCGCCATCATCGACGAGGCGCTGGCGCGGGCCGGCATCGAATGGGCGCAGAACCGGCGCTTCGCCACGCTTTCCGGCGGCGAACGCCAACGCGTCCTGCTCGCCCGCGCGCTCGCCCAGAACGCCCCGGTCCTGCTGCTGGACGAACCCACCAATCATCTCGACATCGGCGCGCAACTGGAACTGCTCGACCTGATCCGCGGGCTCGGACTCACCACCGTGGCCGCCCTGCACGATCTCGACCACGCCGTTGCCTACTGCGACGCCGTCACGCTGCTGAACCACGGCCGGATCGTCGCGGCCGGCGAGCCCCTCGCCGTGCTCACTCCGGAACGCCTGGCCGAGGTCTTCGGCGTACGCGCGGCGGTGACCACCCATCCCCTCACCGGCCGGCCGCACCTGGTGTTCGCGACCACCGCATCGCTGCCGAGCTCTGAAAGGAGCGCCCACGATGAGCACCCCCACCCCGCTCGATGA
- a CDS encoding DJ-1/PfpI family protein produces MSTPTPLDEPVPDARLTAPLEPPATGTITVAFLLSPQAELVDFAGPWGVFEYVQLDDGHNPFTLYTVAATTEPVRISGGMVLVPGHDVESAPPPDIVIVPAMDLEQVAPEALDWLRRVHQDTTVTMSVCNGSFVLGQAGLLHGRSATAHHAGHNTLRALFPEVTVIRGARFVEDGKIATAGGLTSGTDLALRIVERYFGRAAAQQTASYLEYQSTGWMHPDRNGPFAERAASTSGHPVCPVCEMSVSPDTPLTHEHEGTTWYFCGTWCQDQFKTAPERFAAAG; encoded by the coding sequence ATGAGCACCCCCACCCCGCTCGATGAGCCCGTACCCGACGCCCGGCTCACCGCACCGCTCGAGCCGCCCGCGACCGGCACCATCACGGTGGCCTTCCTCCTCTCGCCCCAAGCGGAACTCGTCGACTTCGCCGGCCCCTGGGGTGTGTTCGAGTACGTCCAGCTCGATGACGGGCACAACCCGTTCACGCTCTACACGGTGGCCGCCACGACCGAACCCGTCCGCATCTCCGGCGGCATGGTCCTGGTCCCCGGTCACGACGTCGAAAGCGCTCCCCCGCCGGACATCGTGATCGTCCCCGCCATGGACCTGGAACAGGTCGCGCCCGAGGCGCTGGACTGGCTGCGGCGGGTGCATCAGGACACCACCGTGACCATGTCGGTCTGCAACGGATCCTTCGTGCTCGGACAGGCCGGCCTCCTCCACGGCAGGAGCGCGACAGCCCACCACGCTGGCCACAACACGCTTCGAGCCTTGTTTCCCGAGGTCACCGTCATCCGAGGAGCGCGCTTCGTCGAGGACGGCAAGATCGCCACCGCTGGCGGACTCACCTCCGGCACCGACCTCGCCCTGCGGATCGTCGAGCGTTACTTCGGGCGAGCCGCCGCGCAACAGACCGCCAGCTACCTCGAATACCAGAGCACCGGCTGGATGCACCCCGACAGGAACGGGCCGTTCGCCGAGCGCGCCGCGAGCACGTCGGGGCATCCGGTGTGTCCGGTCTGCGAGATGTCAGTGTCACCCGACACCCCGCTCACCCACGAACACGAGGGAACCACCTGGTACTTCTGCGGTACCTGGTGCCAGGACCAGTTCAAGACCGCACCGGAACGATTCGCCGCCGCCGGCTGA
- a CDS encoding sporulation-delaying protein SdpB family protein, giving the protein MGMARSADDHAFSRRSGEGDLLSNWLVSLGRRARPRLAVAPWSSSLGLGRTLLALGSALTLIATPTDVLLSGGGVIPRAGCSGDSAAGAFCVLPVWDGALMRWCAVAALLLVASGWRPRLTAVPHWYLSWSLLVNSAVPDGGDQLAAILTLLLIPVGLTDRRRWHWQAPAPAPSSPDHDDRTDPGHAGTAALIAYAAIMLIRLQVAAVYFQSSIAKLGVAEWADGTAMYYFLQHQLFGAPPWLSPVTDIVTHSPLGVSLLTWTPLAIEFAIAVAILLRPPARRVLLVLGFAFHATIGLTMGLVSFGLAMCGALLLYLLPIGHQLRFRRPATMMQQVRVRLAVLGRAASVKAPTRIGVTASGAVDRHV; this is encoded by the coding sequence ATGGGCATGGCGAGATCTGCCGACGATCATGCCTTCTCGCGTCGTTCGGGCGAAGGTGATCTGCTGAGCAACTGGCTGGTGTCGCTCGGGCGCCGGGCCCGCCCACGCCTGGCGGTTGCGCCCTGGTCGTCGAGCCTGGGCCTGGGCCGCACCCTTCTGGCGCTCGGCTCGGCGCTGACGCTGATCGCCACGCCAACCGATGTACTGCTCTCCGGAGGGGGCGTGATCCCCCGGGCCGGGTGCTCCGGGGACAGTGCCGCGGGTGCGTTCTGCGTGCTGCCCGTCTGGGACGGCGCACTCATGCGCTGGTGCGCGGTCGCGGCGCTGCTGCTCGTCGCGAGCGGTTGGCGCCCGCGGTTGACCGCCGTTCCCCACTGGTATCTGTCCTGGAGTCTGCTGGTCAATTCCGCCGTCCCGGACGGCGGTGATCAGCTCGCCGCGATCCTCACCCTGCTGCTGATTCCGGTGGGACTCACGGATCGGCGCCGGTGGCACTGGCAGGCGCCGGCGCCGGCGCCGAGCAGCCCCGACCACGATGACCGCACCGACCCCGGCCACGCCGGCACCGCCGCCCTCATCGCGTACGCCGCGATCATGCTGATCCGCCTCCAGGTGGCGGCCGTCTATTTTCAGTCGTCGATAGCCAAACTCGGGGTGGCCGAGTGGGCCGACGGCACGGCCATGTACTACTTCCTCCAGCACCAGCTCTTCGGCGCACCGCCATGGTTGAGCCCAGTCACCGATATCGTCACCCACAGTCCACTCGGTGTCTCGCTGCTGACCTGGACACCGTTGGCAATCGAGTTCGCGATCGCGGTGGCGATCCTGCTGCGCCCGCCGGCCAGGCGGGTGCTGCTGGTACTGGGATTCGCGTTCCACGCCACGATCGGGCTGACGATGGGGCTGGTCAGCTTCGGTCTCGCGATGTGCGGAGCACTGCTTCTCTACCTGTTGCCGATCGGCCATCAGCTGCGGTTCCGCAGGCCGGCGACGATGATGCAGCAGGTTCGGGTGAGGCTGGCCGTGCTCGGGCGGGCGGCCTCCGTGAAGGCGCCGACCCGGATCGGCGTGACCGCGAGCGGCGCCGTCGACCGTCACGTGTGA
- a CDS encoding SdpA family antimicrobial peptide system protein, producing MPTGSASWQGQAERADERLGRRVLAAMVVVAVIVAYVVHDALPVTHFSLPLTSNHSYARTVAPQSWAFFTKSPRTPPVTVFERGSDGWRDRSPGRLAVPADLMGLNRVRQAEQLIVYDLRAQVPAEAWSDCDREPTDCLAGLPTAATIANHSTSRTICGDVGLIVREVPPWAWRDLPTIMPSRVVRAKVIC from the coding sequence ATGCCTACCGGCAGCGCGTCATGGCAAGGGCAGGCGGAGCGCGCCGACGAGAGACTCGGGCGACGCGTACTCGCGGCAATGGTCGTGGTCGCCGTCATCGTGGCGTACGTCGTCCATGACGCGCTGCCGGTAACCCACTTTTCCCTGCCGCTGACCAGTAATCACAGCTACGCACGCACGGTCGCGCCGCAGTCCTGGGCGTTCTTCACCAAGAGCCCACGAACCCCGCCGGTCACCGTGTTCGAGCGCGGGAGTGACGGTTGGCGCGACCGGAGCCCGGGACGGCTCGCCGTCCCGGCCGATCTGATGGGCCTGAACCGTGTGCGTCAGGCCGAACAGTTGATCGTGTACGACCTCCGGGCCCAGGTGCCGGCAGAGGCGTGGTCGGACTGCGACCGTGAACCCACCGACTGTCTGGCCGGCCTCCCCACCGCCGCCACCATTGCCAACCACTCGACGAGCCGCACGATCTGTGGCGACGTCGGACTGATAGTCCGGGAGGTGCCACCATGGGCATGGCGAGATCTGCCGACGATCATGCCTTCTCGCGTCGTTCGGGCGAAGGTGATCTGCTGA
- a CDS encoding response regulator transcription factor produces MLLRVLVADARPVFREGLYQLLAAQGDLAVVGCAGSADDAAPTAGTLRPDVAVVGFDTDQATGFDALRRILRRAPETAVLVLAASNGDESVFAALRAGARGYLLRSAEASHIVRAVRTVACGEAVLDATVAVRLAGYFSATPSGAARAFPELTRGEQEVLVLIASGLTNNEIARRLFVSPKTVRNRVSSIYNKLHVPNRARAILLARSAGLGCTAPPAVAVTPVRTPSGGASRQDGTSLP; encoded by the coding sequence ATGCTCCTGCGCGTACTGGTCGCCGATGCCCGTCCCGTGTTCCGGGAGGGCCTGTATCAGTTGCTGGCGGCGCAGGGCGACCTGGCCGTGGTCGGCTGTGCCGGCTCGGCGGACGACGCGGCGCCGACCGCCGGTACCTTGCGCCCGGACGTGGCGGTCGTGGGCTTCGACACCGACCAGGCGACCGGGTTCGACGCGCTGCGCCGGATCCTCCGGCGGGCTCCCGAGACCGCCGTACTGGTACTCGCCGCGTCCAACGGCGACGAGTCGGTCTTCGCCGCGCTCCGCGCCGGAGCGCGCGGGTACCTGCTCCGCAGCGCCGAAGCCAGCCACATCGTGCGGGCGGTGCGGACCGTGGCCTGCGGCGAGGCCGTCCTCGACGCCACGGTGGCGGTCCGGCTCGCCGGCTACTTCTCGGCGACGCCTTCCGGCGCCGCACGGGCGTTCCCCGAGCTCACCCGCGGCGAGCAGGAGGTCCTTGTCCTGATCGCGTCGGGATTGACCAACAACGAAATTGCCCGGCGGCTCTTTGTCAGCCCCAAGACGGTCCGGAACCGGGTGTCCAGCATCTACAACAAGCTGCACGTACCCAATCGGGCCCGCGCGATTCTGCTGGCACGGTCGGCCGGGCTGGGCTGTACGGCCCCGCCGGCCGTCGCGGTGACACCTGTCCGGACCCCTTCTGGCGGCGCGTCCCGTCAAGACGGGACTTCGCTCCCCTGA
- a CDS encoding BTAD domain-containing putative transcriptional regulator: MAHEPVRAGAADDESLSGLARMLRQLRRREARQRGGPELTYRTLAARTGWSQGIITHYFTGKTLPPTDRFDVLVRLLGASPAEQGALATVRDRVDERRRQVLPGDALVVANGRGVRLLGPVEAVGPAGTAILVGVRQRALVGLLALQSGTTVAQSRLIDALWGETPPRTAVRTLYSHVARVRQALEACGLPGVLVTRAPGYLLDLRPDEVDAVQFELLAARGRRALAEGEPADAAAHLRDGLALWRGAVLEGADPVGWGAAEALRLTEARLCALEDLWDAQLRLGEHATAVGEIERLLSVEPGRERLVGLLMTALYRVGRPAGAIEAYARLRRHLADQLGVEPGPQLRQLHTAVLRRDPGIGLDGPSGSGTPRPAQLPPQAGYFTGRVNELGILDKLVGWQGGADASAGPLGLVVGPAGMGKTALALHWAHRAANRFPDGQLFLDLGGHDPSTAMPAAEALLHLLRGLGIPAPRIPTGVVARVGLYRSTLHRRRLLILLDNAGAVDQVAGLVPPDSASLLIMTSRNHLAGLAVEHEVNTIDLDVLTAEDASVLLGRVLGPERVDREPLPARHLAELCGRMPLALRIAAAKLASRPRRPIAELVADLTGPDRLGTLTVRGDSRSVRTVFASAYKALSPPAARLFRRLGHHPGPTFTAHLAAAAGGVTGPAAQEALDELATAHLVTEVATGRYRFHDLIRLHAAEQAVPAEGADAVDRIFGWYLMVADAANRALEPHRDRVRVKPAEPGVEPPFPVDSDRAPSYMDDERANFLPVVRHAAGHGQGRIAWQLCYLLTSYYTHRGYWSEQVELCREGLAAARRPPDPDGERLMLSGLGVACCAIRNYEEALVHLRRALELMRECGDRRGQGMVLNNVALAHCQLGDLESGLAMHQQALDLHAADGHHPGVALALANIGDVHTSMGEYGRALDHLNRALTLAREVGNPHLEAGVLQNIGEAQMAAGNQGRALAAFGEALTIRRRIGERWMEAETSNSIGLVHRSRGEHASARRHFRRALALSREIDDRDLETATLAHLAGIRAAMSGENGHSC, encoded by the coding sequence ATGGCGCACGAGCCGGTTCGGGCCGGAGCGGCGGACGATGAGAGCCTGTCGGGCCTTGCCCGGATGCTGCGGCAGCTCCGCCGACGTGAGGCCCGGCAGCGAGGAGGTCCGGAGCTGACCTATCGGACGCTGGCCGCCCGCACAGGTTGGTCGCAGGGGATCATCACGCACTACTTCACGGGCAAGACGTTGCCGCCGACGGATCGGTTCGACGTGCTGGTCCGGCTGCTGGGTGCGTCGCCGGCCGAGCAGGGGGCGTTGGCGACGGTGCGGGATCGGGTGGACGAGCGCCGTCGGCAGGTGCTGCCGGGTGATGCCCTGGTGGTCGCGAACGGCCGAGGGGTCCGGCTGCTCGGCCCGGTGGAGGCGGTGGGACCGGCCGGAACGGCAATCCTGGTGGGTGTGCGGCAGCGCGCCCTGGTCGGTCTGCTCGCCCTGCAGAGCGGCACCACGGTCGCCCAATCCCGGTTGATCGACGCATTGTGGGGGGAGACGCCGCCCAGGACGGCGGTGCGAACGCTCTATTCGCACGTGGCGCGGGTGCGGCAGGCGTTGGAAGCGTGCGGTCTGCCTGGTGTGCTCGTCACCCGGGCACCGGGCTACCTGCTCGACCTACGCCCGGACGAGGTCGACGCGGTCCAGTTCGAGCTGCTTGCGGCGCGGGGCCGGCGAGCGTTGGCCGAGGGTGAGCCCGCGGACGCCGCGGCACATCTGCGGGACGGCCTGGCCCTGTGGCGCGGAGCGGTACTGGAGGGAGCCGACCCGGTCGGGTGGGGCGCGGCCGAGGCGCTGCGACTCACCGAGGCGCGGCTGTGTGCGCTGGAGGATCTCTGGGACGCGCAACTGCGGCTGGGTGAGCACGCGACCGCCGTTGGCGAGATCGAACGGTTGCTCAGCGTGGAACCCGGGCGTGAGCGGCTGGTCGGTCTGCTGATGACGGCGCTGTACCGGGTGGGCCGCCCCGCCGGAGCGATCGAGGCATACGCACGGTTGCGGCGACACCTCGCCGACCAACTGGGCGTGGAGCCGGGCCCACAACTTCGTCAACTGCACACGGCCGTGCTGCGCCGGGATCCCGGAATCGGCCTGGACGGGCCCTCCGGGTCGGGTACGCCTCGGCCGGCGCAACTCCCTCCGCAGGCCGGCTACTTCACCGGCCGCGTCAACGAGTTGGGCATACTGGACAAGCTGGTCGGCTGGCAGGGTGGGGCGGACGCGAGTGCCGGCCCGTTGGGGCTGGTCGTCGGGCCGGCCGGGATGGGCAAGACCGCGCTGGCCCTGCACTGGGCGCACCGCGCGGCCAACCGCTTCCCCGACGGGCAGCTCTTCCTCGACCTGGGCGGACACGACCCCTCGACCGCGATGCCGGCGGCCGAGGCGCTGCTGCACCTGCTGCGCGGACTCGGCATCCCGGCGCCGCGGATCCCGACCGGCGTCGTCGCAAGGGTCGGCCTCTACCGGTCGACGCTGCACCGGCGGCGACTGTTGATCCTGCTGGACAATGCCGGCGCTGTCGACCAGGTGGCCGGGCTGGTGCCGCCGGATTCGGCCAGCCTGCTGATCATGACCAGCCGTAACCACCTGGCCGGTCTCGCGGTCGAGCACGAGGTCAACACGATCGATCTGGACGTACTGACGGCCGAGGACGCGTCCGTGCTGCTGGGCCGGGTCCTCGGGCCCGAACGCGTCGACCGGGAGCCCCTGCCGGCGCGGCACCTCGCGGAGCTGTGCGGCCGGATGCCGCTGGCCCTGCGGATCGCGGCCGCCAAACTGGCCAGCCGTCCGCGGCGCCCGATCGCGGAACTCGTCGCCGACCTGACCGGCCCCGACCGCCTGGGAACCCTGACGGTACGCGGCGATTCCCGCAGCGTCCGGACGGTGTTCGCCAGCGCGTACAAGGCGCTCAGCCCGCCGGCCGCGCGCCTGTTCCGCCGGCTGGGGCACCACCCGGGTCCCACCTTCACCGCGCACCTCGCCGCCGCTGCCGGTGGTGTCACCGGGCCGGCGGCGCAGGAGGCGCTGGACGAACTCGCGACAGCCCACCTCGTCACCGAGGTGGCGACCGGCCGCTACCGATTCCACGATCTGATCCGCCTGCACGCGGCCGAGCAGGCGGTGCCGGCCGAGGGCGCCGACGCGGTGGACCGGATATTCGGCTGGTATCTGATGGTGGCCGACGCCGCGAACCGGGCGCTGGAACCGCATCGCGACCGGGTTCGCGTCAAGCCGGCGGAGCCGGGCGTGGAACCGCCCTTTCCGGTTGATTCCGACCGTGCGCCGTCCTACATGGACGACGAGCGGGCCAACTTCCTGCCGGTGGTGCGGCACGCCGCCGGGCACGGCCAGGGCCGAATCGCCTGGCAGCTGTGCTACCTGCTGACCAGCTACTACACGCATCGCGGCTACTGGTCGGAGCAGGTGGAGCTCTGCCGGGAGGGCCTGGCCGCCGCCCGGCGACCGCCGGATCCGGACGGCGAGCGGCTGATGCTCAGCGGACTGGGCGTCGCCTGCTGCGCCATCCGCAATTACGAGGAGGCGCTCGTGCACCTGCGTCGCGCCCTGGAGCTGATGCGGGAGTGCGGCGACCGGCGCGGGCAGGGAATGGTGCTCAACAACGTGGCCCTCGCCCACTGCCAACTCGGCGATCTGGAATCGGGCCTCGCCATGCACCAGCAGGCGCTCGACCTCCATGCCGCCGACGGCCACCATCCGGGCGTCGCGCTGGCCCTGGCCAACATCGGCGACGTCCACACCTCGATGGGCGAGTACGGGCGCGCGCTGGATCACCTGAACAGAGCGCTCACGTTGGCCCGGGAGGTCGGCAACCCGCATCTGGAGGCGGGCGTGTTGCAGAACATCGGCGAGGCACAGATGGCGGCCGGCAACCAGGGGCGGGCGTTGGCCGCGTTCGGGGAGGCGTTGACGATCCGCCGGCGTATCGGCGAGCGATGGATGGAGGCGGAGACCTCCAACTCCATCGGCCTCGTGCACCGCTCCCGGGGAGAGCACGCCAGCGCGCGCCGACACTTCCGGCGGGCGCTGGCGCTCAGCAGAGAGATCGACGACCGGGATCTGGAGACCGCGACCCTGGCCCACCTCGCCGGCATCCGGGCCGCGATGTCAGGAGAGAATGGTCATTCGTGCTGA
- a CDS encoding Calx-beta domain-containing protein, with translation MNTKLLRPAVAAIALSTAALVPVTLLGGQGSVASPACQRVVWIDPQTSVREAAGTMTMTVHTDGACSVSGAVAVTTTPGSATSADFWLPDGELHWDEGDTSNRTLSVVINNDSLAEAPIEDFQVALTAIGTSTRVAAAIGQGRILDDDTPFLLAAVDDVACLRSDTGIGPSIPTIICGQLTVNVLPVPVVFNRPAPAGLALIAYTSNGTMLAGTHYLPVNQFLAVGEGCPVNRPGPCTAGPTSVSVNVQLLAAPPPGTADNYFTMNIVPVSSGVTVVDSSARMTILS, from the coding sequence ATGAATACCAAGCTTCTGCGGCCAGCCGTCGCGGCCATTGCGCTGTCGACCGCGGCCCTGGTTCCCGTCACGCTTCTCGGTGGGCAGGGCAGCGTGGCCAGCCCGGCCTGCCAGCGAGTGGTATGGATCGATCCCCAAACGTCGGTACGCGAGGCGGCCGGCACAATGACGATGACCGTGCACACCGACGGCGCGTGTTCCGTGTCGGGTGCGGTGGCGGTCACGACGACTCCCGGCAGCGCGACCTCGGCCGATTTCTGGCTGCCCGACGGCGAGTTGCACTGGGACGAGGGCGACACCAGCAACCGCACCCTCTCCGTTGTCATCAACAACGACTCGCTGGCGGAGGCCCCGATCGAGGACTTCCAGGTCGCGCTGACGGCGATCGGCACGAGCACACGGGTGGCCGCGGCCATCGGTCAGGGCCGGATCCTCGATGACGACACCCCGTTCCTGCTGGCCGCGGTCGACGACGTGGCCTGCCTGAGATCGGACACGGGTATCGGTCCCTCGATTCCGACCATCATCTGCGGCCAGTTGACCGTCAACGTCCTGCCAGTCCCGGTGGTGTTCAACCGGCCCGCCCCGGCAGGGCTGGCCCTGATCGCCTACACGAGCAACGGCACAATGCTCGCCGGCACCCACTACCTGCCGGTCAACCAGTTCCTGGCGGTGGGCGAGGGCTGCCCGGTCAACCGTCCCGGCCCCTGCACCGCCGGCCCCACCAGCGTCAGCGTCAACGTGCAGCTGCTGGCCGCGCCACCCCCGGGCACCGCCGACAACTACTTCACGATGAACATCGTGCCCGTCAGCTCGGGAGTGACCGTCGTGGATTCGTCAGCACGAATGACCATTCTCTCCTGA
- a CDS encoding helix-turn-helix domain-containing protein produces MLYGVEYVSRVPRPPLDGLIDDLYHLAGAPPYARLTLPAAPAALLIVNLGAPLRIRGGTDIETGEYADGCVVSVPTRAWEFGYPLGTRSVGVHFKPWGLAPFLPMPAVELCDRPVTLEQVWGRSAVAGLRDRLATADGPHEMLTLLEEELMRRLCETAGLGLVRHASGVIAATGGAVAVGDLRAAAGVSDTHLAQRFKELIGVTPKRLARAHRFAAAAFAIDPAGPVDWGELAHAAGYFDQAHFGHEFRAFTGLTPTRYVEVRRRFLREHPGHTLDGWPLPAD; encoded by the coding sequence ATGCTGTACGGCGTGGAGTACGTGTCCCGAGTGCCGCGACCGCCGCTGGACGGGCTGATCGACGACCTCTACCACCTGGCGGGTGCGCCGCCGTACGCCCGGCTGACGCTGCCGGCGGCGCCGGCAGCGCTGCTCATCGTCAACCTCGGGGCACCGTTGCGCATCCGCGGTGGTACCGACATCGAGACGGGCGAGTACGCCGACGGCTGCGTGGTCTCCGTGCCCACCCGCGCGTGGGAGTTCGGCTACCCGCTCGGCACCCGGTCCGTCGGTGTGCACTTCAAGCCGTGGGGGTTGGCGCCGTTCCTGCCGATGCCCGCGGTCGAACTCTGTGACCGGCCGGTGACGCTGGAGCAGGTCTGGGGCCGGTCCGCTGTTGCCGGCCTGCGGGATCGGCTGGCCACGGCGGACGGACCGCACGAGATGCTGACGCTGCTGGAGGAGGAGCTGATGCGACGGCTGTGCGAAACCGCCGGCCTGGGGCTGGTCCGCCACGCCAGCGGCGTCATCGCGGCGACCGGTGGGGCGGTGGCGGTCGGCGACCTGAGGGCGGCGGCCGGTGTCAGCGACACGCATCTGGCACAGCGGTTCAAGGAACTCATCGGCGTCACGCCGAAGCGGCTGGCCCGCGCCCATCGCTTCGCCGCCGCCGCGTTCGCGATCGACCCCGCCGGACCGGTCGACTGGGGTGAACTCGCCCATGCCGCGGGCTACTTCGACCAGGCCCACTTCGGCCACGAGTTCCGGGCGTTCACCGGGCTCACACCGACGCGGTACGTCGAAGTCCGGCGGCGGTTCCTGCGCGAACATCCCGGCCACACGCTGGACGGCTGGCCGTTGCCGGCCGATTGA
- a CDS encoding dihydrofolate reductase family protein produces MGKVVMYGSVSVDGFVADVNDQPGPLFDWLSSGDVPLDSSGAVKVSQTSYDYTRPYWDQIGATVVGRHVFDMTDGWDGKPPSGIDHVVVVTHRPAPEGWDPEAPFHFVDGVEAAVARARELAGDRIVEIAAGDVGGQVLAAGLVDEVRMDVVPVVFGAGKRFFGAVDAQHLLADPDVVIPGDRVLHLRYQLLR; encoded by the coding sequence GTGGGCAAGGTGGTCATGTACGGCTCGGTGTCGGTGGACGGCTTCGTCGCGGACGTGAATGACCAGCCTGGGCCGCTGTTCGACTGGTTGTCCAGCGGTGACGTCCCGTTGGACTCCAGCGGCGCCGTGAAGGTGTCGCAGACGTCCTACGACTACACCCGGCCGTACTGGGACCAGATCGGGGCGACGGTCGTCGGCCGCCACGTCTTCGACATGACGGACGGCTGGGACGGGAAGCCTCCGAGCGGCATCGACCATGTGGTCGTCGTGACGCACCGGCCGGCGCCCGAGGGCTGGGACCCCGAGGCGCCGTTCCACTTCGTCGACGGCGTCGAGGCGGCCGTGGCCAGGGCACGGGAGCTTGCCGGGGACCGCATCGTCGAGATCGCCGCCGGCGACGTTGGTGGCCAGGTGCTTGCCGCGGGCCTGGTCGACGAGGTGCGCATGGACGTCGTACCCGTCGTGTTCGGGGCCGGCAAGCGCTTCTTCGGCGCGGTCGATGCACAGCACCTGTTGGCGGATCCGGACGTGGTGATTCCGGGCGACCGGGTGCTTCACCTGCGCTATCAGCTGCTCCGTTGA
- a CDS encoding ABC transporter ATP-binding protein, whose translation MTAAHTLDVERATLGYGDRVVVDALDLRLPPGRITAIVGANACGKSTLLRAMSRLLATRTGRVVLDGKDLHRLPTREVARTLGLLPQSPIAPEGIVVSDLVSRGRHPHQRVLTRWGAQDDEAVHRALELTGTLPLADRPVDELSGGQRQRVWIAMTLAQQTDILMLDEPTTFLDVCHQVEVLDLLVDLNRERGTTVLMVLHDLNMAARYADHLITMAAGAIHAQGNPADVLTVETVRTVFGMNCEVIDDPVSGKPLVIPIGRHDTPAGQRSS comes from the coding sequence GTGACCGCAGCCCACACCCTCGACGTCGAACGGGCCACCCTCGGCTACGGCGACCGGGTCGTCGTCGACGCGCTCGACCTGCGGCTGCCGCCCGGACGGATCACCGCCATCGTCGGCGCGAACGCCTGCGGCAAGTCCACCCTGCTCCGGGCCATGTCCCGGCTGCTGGCCACGCGCACCGGCCGGGTGGTGCTGGACGGCAAGGACCTGCACCGGCTGCCGACCAGGGAGGTGGCCCGGACGCTCGGCCTGCTGCCGCAGTCGCCGATCGCGCCCGAGGGCATCGTCGTCTCCGACCTCGTCTCCCGCGGCCGGCACCCGCACCAGCGGGTGCTCACCCGGTGGGGCGCGCAGGACGACGAGGCGGTGCACCGGGCGCTGGAACTGACCGGGACGCTACCGCTGGCCGACCGCCCGGTGGACGAACTCTCCGGCGGGCAGCGGCAGCGGGTGTGGATCGCGATGACGCTCGCCCAGCAGACCGACATCCTGATGCTCGACGAGCCGACCACCTTCCTGGACGTCTGTCACCAGGTGGAGGTGCTGGACCTGCTCGTCGACCTCAACCGGGAGCGCGGCACCACCGTACTGATGGTGCTGCACGACCTGAACATGGCCGCCCGCTACGCCGATCACCTGATCACGATGGCCGCCGGCGCGATCCACGCGCAGGGCAACCCCGCCGACGTGCTGACCGTGGAGACCGTCCGGACGGTCTTCGGCATGAACTGCGAGGTCATCGACGATCCGGTGTCCGGCAAGCCACTGGTGATCCCGATCGGCCGGCACGACACCCCGGCCGGTCAACGGAGCAGCTGA